The DNA segment GCGCGAGCACCGCGACGATCTGCCCTTTCTCATCGACATCCTGCTCACCCGCATCAACCGCGACCGGGTACCACCACTGCGCCTTGCCATCGGTTGCCGGCAGCATTTGCTGAGTTACGACTACCCCGGCAATATCCGCGAACTGGTGAATATCTTCGAGCGCCTGGCGGTGCTCGCCGACGATGAAGCCCAGGAGCAACACCTGCCCGCCGAACTACTGGAAAGCCGACCACGACAGCAAGCTGCGGCTATAGCGCCAAGCGATCAGGATGACAGCACTACCGAAGCGCTTACCGGCCCCGTCGGTGAGCCACTCAAGACCCAGGTACAACGCCACGAGCGACAATTGATCCTGCGCGCAATACACCTGTGCGGCAGCAAGCGCAAAGCGGCGCAGCACCTGGGTATCGACATCGGTACGCTGATCCGCAAATTGCAGCGCGACTGAGCCTGGCGACTGCTACTCAAAGCCATCAAGAGAGTACAGAGGTAGATTGCTGCTGAGCCGAAGGCGATGCCCAACAACCGGCCTGCAAGGCCGGGCTTCTACGTGCGAGACCGAGTATAGGGAGTCGCGGGGCGACTCCTTGTTGGGCATCACTGCGTTCAGCACCAACCTTGTATGTTGTTTTCCGTCAACCGGGTTAGCCTTTCAGGCCCTGCGCTTGACGCAGAGAAGCAGTTACTGGGGAGGCCGTTCCAACCTGGAGGTGAGTTCACACTCAACCTCGTCCGTAGATTGGCCCCCCGCCTCATTGCCCACCGCGTGGAGTATCCGGAAGCCAGCTCATTGAGGTGGACTTCGCATCACAAGGTTGCAGCGGCAAGAAGTGCGAGGTCGGGGAACCGGTAGCTATTGTTGCTCAAATGCCGGGCGAGATGAAATCAATGAGCGTATTTGTCGGTGTGGATGTGGGTGCCAAGACAGTTGTCTTGGCATGGCGAAAGGGTGGTCGCACGCGGGGCAAGCTGGACATCCAGCAAACGCCCGAGGGGCACGCCCAGGCGGTGGAGCGGATTAAAGCGCTAGAAGCCGTCCAAGTCGTGATGGAGGCCACCGGCGTTTACTACTTGGACTTGGCCGTTGCCTTGAGCAAGGCCGGGATCGTCGTATCTGTCATCAACCCCAAAAGCTTCCACCACTTTGCCCAACTCAAGTTGGCGCAAAGCAAGACCGACCCGCTAGACGCGGCCCTCCTGGCCGAGTACGCCGAGCGGATGACGCCAGCCCCTTGGACTGCGCCGGATACCCTCCGTATGGCGCTGCGTGACATCGGCCGACAAATCAATCGGCTGACCGCGACCCGTACACAAGCCAAGAACCGCCTGCACGCCTTGCGCTCCAAACGTGACACGCTGGCGCTGCTGATTGAAGACGAAGTTGAAGCGGTCGAGAGGCTGGATCAGCGCATCGAGCGACTCAGCAACGCTGCACAGCGCCTGATTGCCGAGGACGCCGTGTTGAACAGTCAGTTTCAGCATCTGCTGGCAGCCAAAGGTGTTGGCGTTGCCAGTGCTATTGCGTTACTGGCTGAACTCAGTGTCCTGCCCCAGCATCTGAAGGCGCCGCAAGTCAGTCGCTATGCCGGGCTAGATATCCGCCTGTGCCAATCGGGCAGTAGCGTCAATAAGGCTTCACGGCTGAGCAAGGCGGGTAATGCCTATCTACGAAGCGCCCTCTACATGCCGGCACTGAGCGCGGTACGACATGACCCAAACGCCAAGGCCTTCTACCTGTCCCTACAACGCCGTGGCAAAAAGAAAATACAGGCCGTATGCGCCGTC comes from the Pseudomonas cavernicola genome and includes:
- a CDS encoding IS110 family transposase, yielding MSVFVGVDVGAKTVVLAWRKGGRTRGKLDIQQTPEGHAQAVERIKALEAVQVVMEATGVYYLDLAVALSKAGIVVSVINPKSFHHFAQLKLAQSKTDPLDAALLAEYAERMTPAPWTAPDTLRMALRDIGRQINRLTATRTQAKNRLHALRSKRDTLALLIEDEVEAVERLDQRIERLSNAAQRLIAEDAVLNSQFQHLLAAKGVGVASAIALLAELSVLPQHLKAPQVSRYAGLDIRLCQSGSSVNKASRLSKAGNAYLRSALYMPALSAVRHDPNAKAFYLSLQRRGKKKIQAVCAVMRKYLTGLWACIQLGEPFDSSKLFSKIHLAEA